A genomic segment from Lutibacter sp. A80 encodes:
- a CDS encoding transporter, which translates to MKNGLFRNILLLIFFNIVFASKTYAQDELNKWVVGIGINAVDYFPVLNPTHFPGLDPSTGNQDGFFNEIWNAEDHWNVFAPKVNVTRYWKNRISLDVSFSVNKITRYGDIEIDAISYYAIDGNLQYSLVNPQNYFTPFIYAGGGYTFADRSGGTVNAGIGANYWFSDSFGVNAQGGYKYNSPDYQLKPHMFYSFSLVMKINAQRRYKWNSRKKFNWRNGR; encoded by the coding sequence TGCGAGTAAAACATATGCGCAAGATGAATTAAATAAGTGGGTTGTAGGTATAGGAATAAATGCCGTAGATTACTTTCCAGTATTAAACCCAACACATTTTCCAGGATTAGATCCTTCCACAGGAAACCAAGATGGATTTTTTAATGAGATTTGGAATGCAGAAGACCATTGGAATGTTTTTGCTCCAAAGGTTAATGTAACACGTTATTGGAAAAATAGAATTTCTTTAGATGTCTCTTTTTCGGTAAATAAAATAACTAGATATGGAGATATTGAAATAGACGCAATATCTTATTATGCCATAGATGGAAACCTACAATATAGCCTTGTTAATCCACAAAATTATTTTACACCTTTTATTTATGCTGGTGGAGGTTATACTTTTGCCGATAGAAGTGGAGGTACGGTAAATGCAGGAATAGGAGCTAATTATTGGTTTTCCGACTCTTTTGGTGTAAATGCCCAAGGTGGTTACAAGTATAATTCACCAGATTATCAATTAAAGCCACACATGTTCTATTCCTTTAGTTTAGTTATGAAAATAAATGCACAAAGAAGGTACAAATGGAACAGTAGAAAAAAATTTAATTGGCGTAACGGAAGATAG
- the kbl gene encoding glycine C-acetyltransferase, whose product MYGKIQQYLQKELQEIKEAGLYKSERIIASSQDAVIKLNTGKEVVNFCANNYLGLSNNPEVITAAKKTLDSHGFGMSSVRFICGTQDIHKELEQTIANFYQTEDTILYAAAFDANGGIFEPLLSKEDAIISDSLNHASIIDGVRLCKAARYRYQNNDMADLEAQLIEANKQNHRFKIIVTDGVFSMDGVVASLDKICDLADKYDALVMVDECHAAGFIGKTGRGTLELKNVMGRVDIITGTLGKALGGAMGGYTTGKKEIIELLRQRSRPYLFSNSLAPAIVGASLKVFEMISKDTSLRDKLEWNTNYFKEGMTKAGFDIVKGDSAIVPVMLYDAKLSQDMANMLLEEGVYVIGFFFPVVPKGKARIRVQLSAAHDKKHLDKAIQAFINVGKLLKII is encoded by the coding sequence ATGTACGGCAAAATACAACAATATTTACAAAAAGAACTTCAAGAAATTAAAGAAGCGGGTTTGTATAAATCTGAACGTATTATAGCATCTTCACAAGATGCAGTAATTAAATTAAATACAGGAAAAGAAGTAGTAAATTTTTGCGCAAATAATTATTTAGGTTTGTCTAACAATCCTGAAGTTATAACAGCAGCAAAAAAAACGTTAGACTCACATGGTTTTGGAATGTCATCTGTGCGTTTTATTTGTGGAACACAAGATATTCATAAAGAGTTAGAACAAACAATTGCTAACTTTTATCAAACGGAAGATACTATTTTATACGCTGCTGCATTTGATGCAAATGGTGGTATTTTTGAACCATTATTATCGAAAGAAGACGCTATAATTTCAGACTCTTTAAATCATGCTTCAATAATAGACGGAGTTCGTTTATGTAAAGCCGCAAGATACAGATATCAAAATAATGATATGGCGGATTTAGAGGCTCAGTTAATTGAAGCGAACAAGCAAAACCATAGATTTAAAATTATAGTAACCGATGGTGTTTTTTCTATGGATGGTGTTGTGGCAAGTTTGGATAAAATATGTGATTTAGCCGATAAATATGACGCTTTAGTAATGGTTGATGAATGCCATGCCGCTGGTTTTATTGGAAAAACTGGAAGAGGAACATTAGAGTTGAAAAACGTAATGGGTCGTGTTGATATTATTACCGGAACCTTAGGGAAAGCGCTTGGAGGTGCAATGGGAGGCTATACCACTGGTAAAAAAGAGATTATAGAATTATTAAGACAAAGATCTAGACCTTATTTATTTTCAAATTCTTTAGCGCCAGCAATTGTAGGTGCGTCATTAAAAGTTTTTGAAATGATCTCAAAAGATACTTCTTTACGAGATAAATTAGAGTGGAATACTAATTATTTTAAAGAAGGAATGACCAAAGCAGGTTTTGATATAGTTAAAGGAGATTCTGCAATTGTTCCAGTAATGTTATACGATGCGAAACTATCTCAAGATATGGCAAATATGTTATTGGAAGAAGGCGTTTATGTAATTGGATTCTTTTTCCCTGTTGTTCCAAAAGGAAAAGCAAGAATTAGAGTTCAACTATCTGCAGCTCATGATAAAAAACATTTAGATAAAGCTATACAAGCCTTTATAAATGTTGGTAAATTGTTGAAAATTATTTAG
- a CDS encoding exodeoxyribonuclease V subunit beta: MQHSKNFQIYSASAGSGKTFTLVKEYLKILLLSDNSFKFQQILAVTFTNKAAGEMKERVIQNLKSFSNFEKNNMLSIICKETNLLEDVIFKKSKVILNAILQNYGAFNITTIDSFTHKIIRTFAHDLKLPMNFDVEMDSESLLNEAVDIVISKIGENKELTTLLVNYAIQKLDDDKAWDISNELKDFAKIILNENHTTHLKSLNNISIEAFKNLKNKLQKENKKIESTFNEIGTQALEIIAQNGINIKDFGYSGEFPNYFIKLQKFRQQKPGAIKFDGRLNKTIEENKNLYAAKCDPFLKQTIDSMAPNLKELYYTSKKLFEATYGTYVLNSILVESLIPLAVLNYVNSALQDIKQENNILLNAEFNQLISDTIKDEPAPFIYERLGEKFRYYFLDEMQDTSQLQWKNLIPLIENALTSENEMGETGQLLLVGDAKQSIYRWRGGNPEQFIALSLDEGQKENNPFYVEKQLSNLDTNYRSYSEIIEFNNGFFKFISQFLANKSYSNLYVEGNSQKTTNNIGGFVQLSFVEKDKNDEEKDLVYPKKVFDIIQNLDATFKKNEVCVLVRTKAQGITIANYLSENNIEIISSETLLLKNNEKVNFIITILNVINNPLNKEYKAKMLYSLYNYLQLEISKHEFLSSFINLENDNFFNELKAYNYFFNYQEYLQLPFYESFEYIIRSFNLTPESDSDMQFFLDFVFEYQQKKQPSINDFLELWELKKDKLSIVAPEAENAVRIMTIHKAKGLEFPVVIYPYDIDIYRQINPKVWYKKSEISEIDSFLVKYSSKLNLIGRQGEYLFQERKEALELDNFNILYVALTRAVEQLYIVSELKNSTKNNSEIKFISSLFVHYLKQQGLWNSEVLEYAFGDPKRIEIPVEEKSNTTIQTVFISNSWKNHNISIVANSSLLWDTEQGKAIGYGNLIHEILSKIITKNDIDDVIKQYVFNGTISKNDEQEILDILNSIVHHPQLKAYFNTNNEVYNEQEIITQDKKIIIPDRLVVNNNKVTIIDYKTGNPDKKYQQQLLKYATTLKKLNYTIAKKIIVYINNEIIIEEV; encoded by the coding sequence ATGCAACATTCTAAAAATTTTCAAATATACAGTGCTTCTGCTGGAAGTGGAAAAACATTTACATTGGTAAAAGAGTATTTAAAAATTCTTTTATTAAGCGATAATTCATTTAAATTTCAACAAATTTTAGCAGTTACTTTTACCAACAAAGCAGCTGGTGAAATGAAAGAACGTGTTATTCAAAATTTAAAAAGTTTTTCAAACTTTGAAAAAAATAATATGCTCTCTATTATTTGTAAAGAAACAAATTTACTAGAAGACGTAATTTTTAAAAAATCTAAAGTAATATTAAATGCTATTTTGCAAAATTATGGGGCTTTTAATATTACTACCATAGATAGTTTTACCCATAAAATTATTAGAACTTTTGCCCACGATTTAAAATTACCAATGAATTTTGATGTGGAAATGGATTCTGAAAGCCTTTTAAATGAAGCTGTTGATATTGTAATTTCTAAAATTGGTGAAAATAAAGAACTTACTACATTACTTGTAAATTATGCCATTCAAAAATTAGATGATGATAAAGCCTGGGATATTTCTAATGAATTAAAAGATTTTGCAAAAATTATTTTAAATGAAAATCATACCACTCATTTAAAATCTTTAAATAATATTTCAATTGAAGCGTTTAAAAATTTAAAAAATAAACTTCAAAAAGAAAATAAAAAAATTGAAAGTACTTTTAATGAAATAGGTACACAAGCACTTGAAATTATAGCACAAAATGGTATAAATATCAAAGACTTTGGATATTCGGGTGAATTTCCTAATTACTTTATAAAACTTCAAAAATTTAGACAACAAAAACCTGGAGCTATAAAATTTGATGGTAGATTAAATAAAACTATTGAAGAAAATAAAAATTTATATGCCGCCAAATGCGATCCTTTTTTAAAACAAACAATTGATAGTATGGCACCTAACTTAAAAGAGCTTTATTACACTTCAAAAAAATTATTTGAAGCTACTTATGGCACCTATGTTTTAAATAGTATTTTAGTTGAAAGTTTAATTCCCTTAGCGGTTTTAAATTATGTAAATTCAGCACTTCAAGATATAAAACAAGAGAATAATATACTGTTAAATGCAGAATTTAATCAGTTAATAAGTGATACAATTAAAGATGAACCAGCGCCATTTATTTATGAAAGATTGGGTGAAAAATTCCGATATTATTTTTTAGATGAAATGCAAGATACATCGCAATTACAATGGAAAAATTTAATTCCATTAATTGAAAATGCTTTAACATCTGAAAACGAAATGGGCGAAACCGGGCAATTGCTTTTGGTTGGTGATGCAAAGCAATCTATTTACAGGTGGCGTGGTGGAAATCCAGAACAATTTATAGCACTTTCTTTAGACGAAGGGCAAAAAGAAAATAATCCTTTCTATGTAGAAAAACAATTATCTAATTTAGATACTAATTATAGAAGTTACTCAGAAATAATAGAGTTTAATAATGGTTTTTTTAAATTTATTTCTCAATTCTTAGCAAACAAAAGTTACAGCAATTTATATGTTGAAGGAAATTCGCAAAAAACTACAAATAATATTGGTGGTTTTGTGCAATTATCATTTGTTGAAAAAGATAAAAATGATGAAGAAAAAGATCTAGTATACCCTAAAAAAGTATTCGATATTATTCAAAATTTGGATGCTACTTTTAAAAAAAATGAAGTATGTGTTTTGGTAAGAACTAAAGCGCAGGGAATAACAATTGCAAATTATTTGTCTGAAAATAATATAGAAATAATATCTTCAGAAACATTGTTGTTAAAAAACAACGAAAAGGTAAATTTTATTATTACCATTTTAAACGTAATAAACAATCCTTTAAATAAAGAATATAAAGCTAAAATGCTTTATTCTTTATACAACTATTTACAATTAGAAATTTCAAAACACGAATTTTTAAGTAGTTTTATTAATTTAGAAAATGACAATTTTTTTAATGAATTAAAAGCATATAACTACTTTTTTAATTATCAAGAATATTTACAACTACCATTTTATGAAAGTTTTGAATACATAATTAGAAGTTTTAATTTAACTCCAGAATCAGATTCAGATATGCAATTCTTTTTAGATTTTGTATTTGAATATCAACAAAAAAAACAACCTTCAATAAACGATTTTTTAGAACTTTGGGAACTTAAAAAAGATAAGTTAAGTATTGTTGCGCCTGAAGCTGAAAATGCAGTTAGAATAATGACAATTCATAAAGCAAAAGGGTTAGAATTTCCGGTAGTTATTTATCCTTATGATATTGATATTTATAGACAGATTAACCCTAAAGTTTGGTATAAAAAATCAGAAATAAGTGAAATAGACTCTTTTTTAGTAAAATATAGCTCAAAACTAAACCTTATTGGAAGGCAAGGAGAATATTTGTTTCAAGAACGTAAAGAAGCCTTAGAACTAGATAATTTTAATATTTTATATGTTGCTTTAACAAGGGCAGTGGAACAATTGTATATAGTTTCAGAACTTAAAAATTCAACAAAAAATAATAGCGAAATTAAATTTATATCAAGTTTGTTTGTGCATTATTTAAAACAACAAGGCTTATGGAATTCAGAAGTTTTAGAATATGCATTTGGAGATCCAAAACGGATTGAAATTCCTGTAGAAGAAAAAAGTAACACAACTATACAAACAGTATTTATTTCAAATTCTTGGAAAAACCATAATATTTCTATAGTAGCAAATTCATCATTATTATGGGATACCGAGCAAGGAAAGGCAATTGGTTATGGAAATTTAATTCATGAAATTTTATCAAAAATAATAACTAAAAACGATATTGACGATGTTATAAAACAATATGTTTTTAATGGTACAATTTCTAAGAACGATGAACAAGAGATTCTAGATATTTTAAATTCCATAGTACATCATCCACAATTAAAAGCTTATTTTAATACTAATAACGAAGTTTATAACGAGCAAGAAATAATTACTCAAGATAAAAAAATAATTATACCAGATAGATTAGTTGTTAATAATAATAAAGTTACAATTATAGATTATAAGACTGGAAATCCAGATAAAAAATACCAGCAACAGCTTTTAAAATATGCTACAACTTTAAAAAAGTTAAATTATACAATTGCAAAAAAAATAATTGTATATATTAATAATGAAATTATTATTGAAGAAGTTTAA